The segment GGcacgttctccacggatacggcgAGCCAGCTGAATGTCCTTGGGCATGATAGTGACAGcctggcgtggatggcgcacaggttggtatcttcgaaaagacCGACCAGATAGGCCTCGCTAGCTTCCTGTAGGGCCATGACAGCCGAGCTCTGGAAGCGCAGGTCagtcttgaagtcctgagcaaTTTCACGAACCAGGCGCTGGAAGGGCAGCTTGCGGATCAGCAGCTCAGTTGACTTCTGAATAGCGGGCGGATTTCACGCAGAGCGACGGTTCCTGGCCGATAACGATGgggcttcttgactcctccggtagccggggcgctcttgcgagcggCTTTGGTAGCCAGCTGCTTGCGAGGAGCCTTTCCTCCAGTAGACTTACGGGCAGTCTGCTTGGTACGAGCCATTGTATGATGGGTGAGTTTGTTTTACAATCCAAACGAATGCGTTGAAACGAGGCGAAATAATGAGGGTCGAAAACTCGACGTCTACTTTTATATGCTTGTTTCGACGCAGCAACCAATCAAGAAGCCCCGAAAGAATAGAAAAGCAAGAATGGCAAGAAGAAAGCACCCCTCGTGCGGGTATAAAAGTGGCAGTCCGCCAGCGGAAGGCATCAGTTTCATTACAACCGTAGTCGAACACCGAACTAAAACATACAAAATGACTGGCCGTGGTAAGGGAGGCAAAGGACTAGGAAAAGGAGGCGCTAAGCGTCATCGCAAGTTTTTGCGTGATAACATCCAGGGTATCACCAAGCCCGCCATCCGTCGTTTGGCTCGTCGTGGTGGAGTCAAGCGTATCTCTGGTCTTATCTACGAGGAAACCCGTGGAgtgctgaaggtattcctggaaaatGTCATTCGTGATGCTGTTACCTACACTGAACACGCCAAGCGTAAAACCGTAACCGCCATGGATGTTGTCTACGCTCTGAAGCGTCAGGGACGTACTCTGTACGGTTTCGGAGGTTAAATCGTATCCATATTTCCGCTctcaaaacggcccttttcagggccccAAACACATTCCCAAAAGAGTTATCAGGTCAAAATTCAATTACTAATAGCAGTCTGCCATCGTAACGGTGTTAGTACCAACAAGCAAGTTTTTTGATTGCCGTCATGAACGACTCGTAAACCCTCCTCCCGACAGCATTCTCCGTTTCATTCGTA is part of the Aedes aegypti strain LVP_AGWG unplaced genomic scaffold, AaegL5.0 Primary Assembly AGWG_AaegL5_hic_scaff_1910_PBJ_arrow, whole genome shotgun sequence genome and harbors:
- the LOC5578471 gene encoding histone H4, with product MTGRGKGGKGLGKGGAKRHRKFLRDNIQGITKPAIRRLARRGGVKRISGLIYEETRGVLKVFLENVIRDAVTYTEHAKRKTVTAMDVVYALKRQGRTLYGFGG